The stretch of DNA CAGTACAGGTGAAATATATCGTCAAATAatgcaaaaatgtaaaataaaatatttaagaaaatctTCCAACATGTTTAACATCAGTTCACTACAACGTCTGTGTTTATGTAAACGGtaagttttatatatacattaacaGTAGGTTCGTCATCCGAAGTTTTTAGTCTTTTGTATCATTTTAGTCATGTTCCAAAAGATGAATTATTATGTTGAAGAATAACTCACCGATTTTATTACAGTAAAATTAGACGTTAGTTGAACCGttttaatgaaaagaaaataaaccacaaaaacaaaaaaacaaaaaaaacaacaacatttgaaTTATATGGCGgatatgtatgaaaaaaatgtcaacatgcAACACTTCCTCACATTCAATTCATAATGTAACTTTGTTGTCGGAAATACACATCTTAAAAAAATGGCTTTAAATTAACTAGCTTactaaaagtgcaaatttaaaaaagacaaatagggacaaatcaatggtggtattacacctaatatgggaagctgtacatgcacctttgaccttgtgataaaattgagaatggaaatggggaatgtgtcaaagagacaacaactcgatcatagaaaaaacaacagcagaaggtcaccaacaggtcttcaatgtagcgagaaattcccgtacccggaggcgtccctcagctggcccctaaacaaatatacactACTATATGAGTactctcatgtgttaaaatttcttgctattaaagtgaaatgttacaaaaaaataaatattctgagtggattgcgtctccaaaacacattttatgagaaaatttccttaaaataggACTCTACCATgcatattcagttgacagaacaagctaTACTTAGTGTTTTGGGGAGccttttctccttatttcttttATTCTGCTATGATAGAACATTTTCCTAGAAAATACTTTAATGAACATGTAGTTAAGCCgaagtcccactagaccacgatcgcaccacgatctaaaataaattcagatcgtggtgaggtcgcggtatgagcggcatgaaaatgtaaatcaCGTTGCTTTCACGAtactactacgtcctcattacgcctCTACATCGATCCCGCTACGATAATACAatgttctcaccgcgcttattctgcgacctcactacgattatcATCATCTTTCTACGCTCACCACCTtttcactacgaccataccacgagttatccgattgcaacacgatcttaccacgcttctactaaGTTTATAGCacttcttaccacgattatactacgtttaTACCGCGATCTTCAGCAAAATTgacaacatcgtgttccatatcaatacatttccattccttctatttctgatcaATACGTAGATTTCGCGGAAACAATACAGCCATGCCACCAAattctactagaacacgtggacgttgtggtaggggttgatgtagaggcagagtgagctctgatagtaacgaatcatgatcaagcagagatgttgGACCGACTACGATATTTAaatgaacgatagcagagatgacacagatgtgtcaatagataaaggaagatgtggtatgagtgccaatgagacaactctccatccaagtggcaatttataaaaataaaacattatagaCCAAGGAACGGCATTCAGCatggagccttagctcacaccgaacagcaagctataaagggccccaaaattactagtgtaaaaccaatcaaacgGAAAAACCGTCGGTTTAATCTATActaaaacgagaagcatggttgagtcgttagagaaaatggacaagaagtctaattacatacagacaaacaaaacctggagagatttaatatattttatgtgaaaaagacaatgagaatgatggtcatAGTACggacgtagtcaggtcgtaagaatagcgtgatgaggacgacaaggACGTGCTAGAATCGTattatggtcttgaacagcgtgttGTAAACGTGGTGTAGTCGTAGTGGAGGCCACACTTTGGTCCACACTTTATTCTATCTTGAAGCGGcgtggtttggatttgtcgacgAAATgttgctcgaatcgctgtagatgtcgtctatCATTATActggatttttctcaaactattgcactaattatgacaaaacttgacaggaATGCTTCAAATAACTAGTATTAGAaaggaaaaaaatcacattttgtttatttaacaataattcttctttataaatagttattttgtatattcTACACAGTTGTTGACTAAAAGAAACGAATAAAATCATCCATATATAAAAAGGGAAAATATGTTATGACTGTTATGCAACAACTTaacaactctccaacagagaccAAAGACGTAGGAATTAACAACAATGGGTTCCCGTACgaacttcaacaatgaacaacacccataccgcatagtaagttTTTTCACCGTGACCGGAAACTAAACTTAAAACACATAAAAGAAACCTTTTATAAACTACTTTGATTGTTCTCTAAAAGCAGGGATTTAGATTTATTGGCTCGCAGACACTTTTAAAGTCTATAATTCCCCTATTATTGCGCAAAATAGTTGAAAATAACAAGGTTAGGTCCTTAAATAATAATGTCGCTTAATTCTGCcacatatcttgactaacatctaaaagttgacaatgagggtcgggtGAAAACTTAACGacacaagagatgatttcagcttcccaactgtgaactttttatttctatgtagcaacattccagcagcgcctgcatacagagcatgtatctcccaattgatacgatactcTGGGGCTTGTATTTCCaattatgatttccttgatagaggtttgctgctcacaaaaGGCTATATAACCAAGAGTTACAAATGGTTAAGAtgaagtcatcccttcgtaaattttacggaagccaccacgagttggttgaccgttacggaatatccgtttcacagataatatcggatatattccttatgtcgtaattacaatctctttcccttttcacgattgTGACCAACTGAATTAGATTTTGTACTGGGTTTGTAATTACAatagcaacacgatgggtgctacatgtggagcatgatctgttTACCTTTCCAGAGCATTTGAGATTAtccccagttttggtggggttcgtgttgattagtctttagttttctattttgtgtcttgtgtactattatttgtctgtttggttatttttaagtcatggcgttgtcagtatattttcgatctatcgagtttgaatgtccctctggtacctttcCCATTAATAAGACCTGTTTGGATTGGTTGAGGCTGACCGTTTCCGTATCAATATGTTAACATTAAAAGTGATCAATTCGACAAACAATCAAGATAATGTTAATGTCAAATAAGTTCATTCCTTCAACGTACGTATTTTGCCTAACTCCAGAAAAGAACTTTTGCATGATTGTGAAGAATTCACTGACGAGAAAATTATGATACAGCTTATTTTAAAAAGTGATGTAGTCGAGTTCGTTTTTTTAGTTCAGATACCAAAAAATTAATCGTCACCACCTAACTGATTTCTTTCATTTTAGTTACAGAATCATGGGTTCCAGGTTCAAGCAAGCCTTTTGTTTACTAATCAGCGGATTTTCTATGTCAGTTGTAACAGTTTATATAATGAACgtttatttctataaaaatgttttgaaatttaatcGATTTGATAAAACGTTTCAAGTTCTTGGGAATAATGCAATTCAATCAGCATATCAGAATCCTGAACATGAAGATATAGAGTTAAAAGAACTATTGAAAGACCAAATAACGATATCAGAAAAAGCTAATTCTTGTAAATGGCCTCCCGTTGGATTGTGTAAGTCATTATGTggtaaaacaaattacaaaatgtttaaagCTTGCATAAATTCAATTATTGTTTGCTTTCAATGATCAGTCTGATCTATTCTATAGATTCCAAAATCAACTGttgtgttaaaatataaagttctAAGCACATTAGCAATAGACAAACACGTTTAATACTTAGTAATATAACCCAAATAgacaaaaagttatcaaaggtactaggattatgatataatatgccagacgcgcgttgtgATATACGGTCTTAAAAATTTAACTGgaaattattgttttcattatTGTATAGTGATGTTTTctgggtatcaccagcccagtagtcagcacttttgtgctgacataaattatcattgatattgataaggtcatatatattatattcatatttgagggtcggttgaaaacaaaactttacgacaaaagagatgatttcagctttccaattgtgaactttccatttctaagtagcaacattccagcagcacctgcatacggggtatatatctcccaattgatacgatattcccgtgcttgtatttcctatcatgattttcttgatagagggtagctgctcacaaggaagttattaaaccaagagttccaaatggtgaagttgaaatcatcccttcgtaaattttacggacgccatcatgagttggttgaccgttatggaataaccgtttcacaaatgatatcggatatgttccttacgtcgaaactacaatccccttccctttcatgaatgtgacctaccgaattagactatttaccggatttgttatcacataagcaacacgacgggtgccgcatgtggagcaggatctgcttgcccttccggagcacctgggatcacccctagttttttggtggggttcgtgttgtttattctttagttttctatgttgtgtcgtgtgtgctgttgtttgtttgtctttttcgtttttagccatggcgttgtcagtttgttttagatttatgagtttgactgtccctttggtatctttcgtccctcttttataaattaactgtttacaaaacttttgaatttttgaaatactaaggccttTTTTAcctaaggaatagattaccgtagctgtatttggcaaatgtttttggaattttggtcctcaacgcccttcaacttcgtactttatttgacctttttatttttatttttgactcgagcgtcactgatgagtcttttatagacgaggtacgcgtctggcgtagatacaaaatttaatcctggtatttatgatgagtttatttacaaccactggatcgGTGTCACTGCTGGGTGGAGTTTTAAGTCCCCGATGGTATTACCTGCTCAGTTGTCGTTagtacttctgtgttgacatgaattatcattgatatggtcatatttacaagttaactgtttacaaaaattttaatttttgaaataataaggcttttttacctcaggaatagattacctcagctgtatttggcaaaatgtttaggaatttggtcctcaatgctcttcaacttcgtacgttatttggccatttttttttttggactcgagcgtcactgatgagtcttttgtagatgaggcgcgcgtctggcttagatacaaaattttatcctggtatttatgacgagtttatttattcattacCAAACAATTGTAATAAGTACTAGCAATTAGGGTTTAATCACATTTTTCAGGAATGAATGAGATAACGCAATCTGAAATTCGTAAGTGCTAATTTTTTCGTAAATGTTGCagtatgtgatgtatatgtaggCAGTACCACGATTTAGATTGAGTTTAATATGCTGTTTTACTGTCAAGATTACGGATTAAAGTTCCATATTTTTTGTGTATATGAGCACAACAGATTATtggatatttaaaaaagaaaaagttttcCAGTTAACAGCCAAAAGAACCGAAGGCCGCAATACTACACAACCCGGTGGCTATAACATTTGCTGGGTGGTTGATTCTGTAATCTCTTATCTGCatctattttcatttataaatgttGAACCATATTTCTTAAGTATCCTGTTTAATTAAATGTGATTAATGTATCTGGGTATTTGATGGTATAAATTGatgttaattttatatttcagacGGAAGAGAGGTTTTGAATAAAACTGTTATTCCATATGATGATCTAACTCGTATTTATTCCTTTATGAACAAAGGTCATCATATACCAAGTTGTCGACCGTATCAAAAAGTAGCAATAATTGTACCATACAGAAAGAGAGAACAACAGcttaaaattttctttaataatGTTCTGCCCCGAATATATCGGCAAAAACAAGAATTTGGAATATATCTTGTAGAACAGGTAAACGTTTGtttatatatctgtttgttttttaaatgattgaGACAATAACATAACGTTGAaagctgtacccctatttttgatatttctacGTATTGTGTCTTGGGTTTTTTgctcacacatcgttgtcaaaagAATGGAATGAATCGCGACTGTCGTActagtgagatgtttagctagcgttaaaactagttttaatccatcattttctacataagaaaatgcctgtaccaagtcaggaatttaacagttgttttccattcgttcgatgtgtttgacctttttgtttaccatttgattaaaaactgaattttcctcggagtttttgtgattttacatttttttgtattgttgatTTTAAAAGGGTATCCGGTTCTAGATATGAACTAGATTACAGACaatagtagtttaccgatgttcaagtCGCATGAATCAAATCAgaaactaaaaatgaaaaaataaagggaGTCACATGAATTCCAAAAGGAACGAAACCGGTTATCTGTTACTATACATGCATTATCCGCCATGCGAATTCTCACTCAGTCAAATGGGAAAAGGACACAATAGGATAATTTTGTGATCagacaaatattttcatttctacAGATTTGAGATTGCAAAATACATTTCACTTATGAATAAAGGATCATTCATCTCGTATCTGTCAAAGATTGTTTTGAGTTGCCGTAAACTTTTGAGTAGTTTTTCCTCTTCAAAAGCTCATTAAATAAGTTACAGGTATTATTATTGATATGGCCATTATTGAGAATAAActctttaaaaatgattttattttaaatactagGGATTTACTACCACATGGATAGATAACCTTGGCTGTATTTAGCAAAATATTTAGTAACTTTGGGTTCTCAAAGCTTttcaacatattattttatttggtcttttcaactgttttgattcaagcgtctctgatgagtcttttgtagacaaaacgcgtatCTGGCGTACTAAAAAATCAgccttggtatctatgatgagttaatttacctTTAAAACAATTGACGCTTGTTTTAATAGACTTCAATTCAATATCCGTAATGGTAATAAGTTATGATTAGTACAGAACATCTAGTAGAAGTATATTTGCTACAGGCTGATAAAACGCGGGAATGTTAAGGTATTTTGTATACATAAAATAACCAGTATACTGTACATTGTAATATGCTCAATAAAGTTGCTTTCTATTTATcgattttctgaaaaaaaaactattacaaaaaaaagttttagaaTCTTGGATTTCATCTCCCAAGAAGTCGATGTGATATTTATACTAAGGTTAAAAACACAACAATGTTTGCTGtcatttcaaaatgttgaaaaactTTAAGTTTAGATATAAAAGTAAACTTCTGTAACCTTGTATCTGGTTTTGTATTAATGAACATCGATTGGTCTCTGAACAAGGCTTTTCACGAGCAGATGACTAAAGATGCATGCAGTCGTAGTAAACAATACAGACAAAACATGAGATATTTAGTTGTATTTGTTATTGCTGAACTAACAATCAGACTGAATTTAAGACGATAAAAGTGTTCTCACATCATTTGCATAACAAATTTTTGTTGACAATTTATTCCTGTATGTTTTTAGGCAGATGCTCATCCATTTAACAGAGGAATGTTATCAAACATTGGATATGAGCATGCAATGCAGGATGATATGTATTCGTATGATTGCATTGTAATCCATGACGTTGATATGCTACCGGAAGACGACAGAAATTTGTATTTCTGTAACGATACAATGGCTTACCATTTAGCTGGTAAAATGGAGAGGAAAAATTATAGgtaattatattaaaagaagTGAACGATTGGTTTGGATTCAGGTTAACAACTTGATACGGTtttcgtggggttcgtgttgtacACTTTTTAGTTATCtatgttttgttgttattttgtactGTTGATGAAATTAGTGCcagatttgtaaaataaattttatgttcATAATATAAAACGTTCATCCTATTTAAAGATACATGCTACTAATATAAATAGACTGTACatggttttctttttaaaattgatctTACAAATAGCACGCATGTTGATGATATTGAGTTTGGGCAGTTGgactttttgtaaattgttagTCGTTTTTGTTTTAATACAAGACCATACCCATGACATCGCCGGACCGTGACTGACTTGAGAACCTATGCCTTATCGTTAGACTGGATTTTTAAAAATcgtattgtcatttgataaagtcaAGCTAGCTATAAAGTCTATAGTTATTCCCTGTAATGGCGAATTGCAGGTGTGATTATTATCCGTGTTTATAACAAATTCTGAATACACTGTTTAGTTGTACGCCTgacagatgcggaacgtacagattaGGTGACAGGGATCACGTATTTTGTGACATATAATATGTAAAGTATCGGATTCGACatggaacttgttaattattggtaatatcaATTGTAGAAAACAAAAGGGCTTGGAatagtgtaatttttaatctacactaTTGTcctatataatatatgtattaagTGAATTTATAAGGGTAGTACGTTTAATGAGCATGCGCGAAAGCGTTGAAAACACGGATAAATATCAATTTCCgcatttggacatttttttacaaattggcGTTTcgtattgttataaaaaaaaatttaggaaGTACGAAACACTCcatttatacgtcatatcacaGATGTGTCCGActttgtgtggtttcagaggtgTTGCGGCTCAATGAAATAAGTCTCTTCCTTTAAGGAGTTTAAATACTTCAAAAACTATTTGTTATTATGTTatagttctattataaattagaaaatacttAGAACGACAAACAACAAAAGTATTTTAATCgagtagtggtattaaccatttgtggattcttagAAATTCTACAGAACTtctggacaattttaaatctcggtttatttctgaaattaattctaacatacttttgatttattCACCCTGTATGCCAAAATACCCTATGtggtatttaatataaaattgttttgtgtAAACATTGTACGccaaaatttcttcctatgttacgtattttttttttacgtcagacacgcgaagcaatgaatgtgtttttaatttgatcgatgcttttgtacttttttgtaaaattgtttggtttaagattgtaacacagtgatgactgctgtacccatattttgactattttatttatcatgtctgttttgttcatgcatcgtggTAAatattgatgagactgtcgtaaaagaggtttagcgctataaaaccaggttcaatccaccattttctacattagaaatgcctgtgccaagtcaggaatatgaaagttgtcgtccattcgtttgatgtgttttgtcatttgattttgccatgtgatatgggattttccgtttgaattttcctcggagttcagtatttttgtgattttacttttttcatagaATATTGTTGTAAAATAACTCTTTCTTATATTATTAAGCATGATTTATCCCGGATTTTTTGGTGGTATCTCTTCGGTATCAACGAAACAGTATAAGAAGTGTAATGGTTTTTCAAATGCTTTCTTTGGATGGGGAGCAGAGGATGATGATTTTAAAAgaaggtacatttttttttaacaaattacgAGACAAATACGCGTTCTATGTGCTTTTTTCCCCTCAACAAATTGAGATGACTAGTTTTACTTTTTCAGAGATAGATAGTGATAAAGGTTTGCTTTGGTtgattatttcttatttatacatacttacattttgacaaaaattgttattttttttatgggCTTACATCATGAAGATACACATACTTATATTCACTTATCATGCTCTACAAAGATGCATTAACACATTCAATACACACTGTGGACGATAagtataaaaaatataagaagatcCGAAATGATTGCCAATAGTGCGACAACCCTCCGCCaaagaccaaataacatagaagtttaCAGATCAATTTATACATATTACTACTGTCTGTTTTTAAGTTtgtgcaggtttttttttttatctagaacTTTGATATTGATATCGAAAGAGTTTACGTCTAAAGGCAATCTAGAACTTCGATGTTCGAGAACGCATTTTCTTTTAATCCAGATATATGTTGTACTATTTTTTAGTATACCAACTTTAAAGCAAGTTTATTGTTTACTGTTTGATATTAGATTAataattaagatccattttgttacatctgcTGATCCAATGATCATCAGAAGGATTTAAGAACACccgttgttcgacctgctagtcaaatgcgtttagttaaaatatacttttttcactcGTTTGGTCTTTTTTGTTTGTGCTATATTTATatccctttatatatatatatatatatttaaaaaaatatttctatgtcagatatcgttaaaaaaaacccacatgatTAACATTTTTTCTTGATACAAACAACCGTATTGATTGCTTATTCTATATTAAGTTCATATAAATTCCCCCTCATATTTTGCTTTTACCCGGATTTCTATATTCTGTTATTGCACGTATATTTATGCACATTTCACTCCTATACTGTTGCTTCAAAGCAATGCTAGTAAACCTTTCTTTGAATTTAACATCATCCAATTTTTGTAAAAGAGTAATCcgtccatttttttaaatttaaaaaaaaaaaaaaaaacatctttctcAGATATtgctaaaaatttaaaaaacacaaaaataatcgTTTTTTATCAACAAACTGATATTGATTGCTTATTCCCATAAAAGTCCA from Mytilus galloprovincialis chromosome 2, xbMytGall1.hap1.1, whole genome shotgun sequence encodes:
- the LOC143062471 gene encoding beta-1,4-galactosyltransferase 5-like, producing MSVVTVYIMNVYFYKNVLKFNRFDKTFQVLGNNAIQSAYQNPEHEDIELKELLKDQITISEKANSCKWPPVGLYGREVLNKTVIPYDDLTRIYSFMNKGHHIPSCRPYQKVAIIVPYRKREQQLKIFFNNVLPRIYRQKQEFGIYLVEQADAHPFNRGMLSNIGYEHAMQDDMYSYDCIVIHDVDMLPEDDRNLYFCNDTMAYHLAGKMERKNYSMIYPGFFGGISSVSTKQYKKCNGFSNAFFGWGAEDDDFKRRLNNAGFHISRPLEKFSHCGDVEHIKAEPAKQRFKVYRKVGRTWKYEGLNSLQYQLIQKERKQLYVWIYVRTKYVIV